From Candidatus Cloacimonadota bacterium:
CAATTTCCCGGGCGTGGTTGCCCGCGGCGTTGATCACGGTTCCAGCCGTGTAGCTGTCTTTGTCGGTGCGAACTTTGGCAATTCTATCGCCGGACATTTCGAAGCCCAGCACCTTTTCGCCGAAACGGAAGTCCACTCCGGCTCTGAGGGCATGGAAATAGTAAGCGGAACCCGTCAACAAGGACGAACAGCTTCCGTCCTCTGCTGAATAGGTGGAACCGCGCAGGCCGTCCATGTTGATGCCAGGCACCAGTTCGTTGTATTCCTGCGGGCCGACCCAGCGTATGTGCAGGCCGAATCCAAGCTGGACCCGCATCAGGTCCTTGAGTATCTTTTCGTCCGCTTCGGTGTAGGCGGGATAGCTGTAGCCGTTGCTCATCCAGCCGATGTCTTCGCCGTATTGTTCCTTCCAACCGCTCAGGATCTGGATGGAGCGCAGGCAAACGCTCATCTTGCCAAAATCGCTGTGGGTGGCCCTCACGCCGCCGATGGCTTTTTTATTGTTGCCCTGCCCGGGGGCGCTTTCAGCTTCCAGAACCAGCACCTTCAGGCCTTTGGAGGCAAGCTCCAGAGCGGCTGGAACTCCAATAGAGCCAGCTCCGATGATCACGATGTCATAGCTTTTACTCATCGCTGCCTCCATCAGGAAACTTATCCAGCGGAACTTCCACGAAAACGGGGCGTTTGGTGTTTGGGACCACATTTTCCACCGGGATGCCCTCTTCGCGCAGGAGGCCCCGGATGAGGGTATCGCAGGTTTTGGCGCCACAGGGCCCCATGCCCGCGCGGGTGATGGCTTTGATCTGGTTGAGGTTGGTGATGCCGCTTTGGATGAGGCGGCGCACTTCGCCCACGCTCACCCTTTCGCAGAGGCAAATCATGGAATCGTCAGCCAACTTCTCCGGAATCACCAGCTGGGGCAGGGCTTGGCCGACTTCCGCGGGTTGCGCCCTGAAGGAGGCGACGCGTTTGGCGATGGCCTTCGGGACCTTTACCTTTATCAGTTGGGTATGACGGTTTGGCATGTCCAGAACGGCGTTTATAGGATATTCACCCAACGGATTGCCGTCGATATCCACAAGTTCTATGGTGTCGCCAGTTTGTTTGGTCAGGTTGATAATTTCGTAGGGAACGGTGACGGTGGGGTTTTCCGGATCCTGGCGGAAATCAACCAGCGTGATGGCCAGGCCGGGGCAGATCAGCAGGCATTTGTTGCAGCCGATGCATGCGCCGTCGTAAATTGGCAGGGACAGCAGGCTGCCGTCCTCGGTGCGGATGGAATTTGTGGGACAGACCGTTGTGCAGGGGTTGCAGGGGATTTCCTGAAGGCAGTGGATAACGGGGAAAACACCGCTTTCCGGCAGGCCCTGCTGGTAGCCTTTGATTTGGCCGGGATGGGATTTGAGCACCTCGGCTTTGGCAAGCCAGTCCGCTGGAACAGGCCCGATTTCCTCGTGGCCGCAGTCTTTGGCGATTGTGAGTCCGGCGATTTTACCGTTGAACATGGCGGAGGAAGCTTCCGCGATTTCCAGCGCGTCTCCGGCAGCGTAAACCGGAATTCCGGCTTCCATGGCTTCCTGGGTGAATTCGGAAAGCGAATCGAGGCCCACGGCGATCAGGATGGTATCGCAGGCGAAGCTCTTTTCCGTGCCGGGCTTAATCCGGAACTTATCATCCACCTCGGCGATGGTTACGCTCTCCACGGTTTCGGTGCCATTGGCGCTGAGGATGCTGTGGGAAGTGTAGATGGGCACGCCGAGACGCTTGAGCTTGTCCGTGTGGACTTTGTAGCCTCCGCATCGGGGCATGGCTTCAGCCAAGCCTACCACCTCGATTCCGGCTTGCAGGGCATGATAGCCGGCGATGAGGCCGACGTTGCCGCCACCGATTATGAAGAGCCGGTTGGTGGGGCGGATGAGGTCGCGGTTCACCAGGGTCTGAAAAGCGCCCGCTCCGTAAATCCGGGCCAGATTGTTGCCGGTGAAGCGGAGGAACTTTTCCCTGGCCCCGGCGGCGTTCAGAATCCTCTGGGGTGAAATTATCTTGTAAATGCCATCCTTGAGGATGCCAACCTTTTTGTCGCT
This genomic window contains:
- a CDS encoding FAD-dependent oxidoreductase, encoding MENHRLDKHPILSVPEREDVLFTFNGKPLTAKQGEMISSALIANGISVFGHHHKDGSAQGIFCANGQCAKCTVIANGVAVKSCMTLVTPGMEVRSAEGLPALPESPVIVQRPAIEQVACEVLIIGGGPSGLAAAIELGKHGIDTLLIDEKHTLGGKLVLQTHKFFGSEEDSHAGVRGHDIGKLLAAEVATHPSVKIWLNSTALFIFSDKKVGILKDGIYKIISPQRILNAAGAREKFLRFTGNNLARIYGAGAFQTLVNRDLIRPTNRLFIIGGGNVGLIAGYHALQAGIEVVGLAEAMPRCGGYKVHTDKLKRLGVPIYTSHSILSANGTETVESVTIAEVDDKFRIKPGTEKSFACDTILIAVGLDSLSEFTQEAMEAGIPVYAAGDALEIAEASSAMFNGKIAGLTIAKDCGHEEIGPVPADWLAKAEVLKSHPGQIKGYQQGLPESGVFPVIHCLQEIPCNPCTTVCPTNSIRTEDGSLLSLPIYDGACIGCNKCLLICPGLAITLVDFRQDPENPTVTVPYEIINLTKQTGDTIELVDIDGNPLGEYPINAVLDMPNRHTQLIKVKVPKAIAKRVASFRAQPAEVGQALPQLVIPEKLADDSMICLCERVSVGEVRRLIQSGITNLNQIKAITRAGMGPCGAKTCDTLIRGLLREEGIPVENVVPNTKRPVFVEVPLDKFPDGGSDE
- a CDS encoding FAD-binding oxidoreductase → MSKSYDIVIIGAGSIGVPAALELASKGLKVLVLEAESAPGQGNNKKAIGGVRATHSDFGKMSVCLRSIQILSGWKEQYGEDIGWMSNGYSYPAYTEADEKILKDLMRVQLGFGLHIRWVGPQEYNELVPGINMDGLRGSTYSAEDGSCSSLLTGSAYYFHALRAGVDFRFGEKVLGFEMSGDRIAKVRTDKDSYTAGTVINAAGNHAREIGAMAGLDLPVHPDNHEAGITEPVAPFMGPMVVDMRKRPGSANFYFYQNHEGQVVFCITPDPPVLGIDNRSTSKFLPLCSKRMLEVYPRLRHLKVRRTWRGQYPMTPDGFPIVGRVGANLVNAVGMCGQGFMLGPGLAELLARICLDELTPEDLRELESFDPNRDFSGMEAFK